The Silene latifolia isolate original U9 population chromosome 4, ASM4854445v1, whole genome shotgun sequence region TTACACAATAAACGTATAAACAAGTAGTTTCTCTTAGTTGATATACTTCAAGCATCAGCAAGTCTCCCTAGTACAGAGTAAGTTATAACGGATATATTTGTCACAAACTTGTGTTTGTGACGAATTAAGTACTATCCATATAAGTAGATAAAACAAAACAGATTATTACTGCTCCAATACACAAACCCTTTGTATTTAAAATCCTTGATACTGCACATGTTTCCATGCAAATGCAAAACTTCTTATTCATAATCATAACAACATTTTTTTACTAGGAACGTCAAATGAATTTGAGAAGTCGATTCTAAAAGACAATTTGAAATTTCGTATAATAGGAAAACGGGAAATATAGCAAATAACCCCCACAAGTTTGATACTAGGTGCAATTAAGCCCCCTAACTTATTAATGTAGCAAATCACCCCCATaagcaatgttgtcaggatcgagattctactttggatcgacggggagggtaggatcgaatcggtataatcggatcgtagaatcgtaagattctacaaactcaccaATTATagttatttttttttggtaaaaacaTATCATTGAAGATAAaatacttatttattaatatttatccataaaatattgataattaatgattttaatattattatatgaacatgtttctacaacttacccgaaatttgagtttacgatgtcattatataaaaatatatattaattttttttactatgaaatcggatcgtaagatcgtaggatcgtattatgattctacctctagaaattttcatatgattaggatcgtaagattctacaaccatgatagaatcgtaagatccaggatcggtcaagcatttttagatcgtaaaatcgtagaatcgtaggaacgaatcgggattctgacaacaatgcccATAAGTTTCTCCCAATGTGTAATTAAGCACAAAtcttatttttaagaataaaatttactaaattaattattatacTATTATTGAAAGTccaaatatttaataaaatataaattCTAAAATTCCTGATTATCAAAAAAACATGttcaaatatatttttataatatttatttagttaaaaaatgatagaaaatttgatttgtgcTTAATTACACATTTTTAAAAATTTATGGGGCTAATTTGCTACAAGTGAAACTTAAGGGGTTGATTTGCACATAGTATGAAAGTAATGGGGGTAATTTGCTACATCCCCGATAGGAAAACTTAGTTTTTGTAGTAAATATTACTCAAATCTAACATTCGGCTAGTTAACTAAAACAAACGATAAGATATAAACTCCGATTCTGAAAACCAATTTAGCATTCGTTGCTACTTTGACCTTCTTTTCAACTTCCAAAGTGATTACGTACGTCCCTTTCACTTTTGTCCCCATTTTGCCATTACACAACAAAGTTTTCCTAGCTTGACTGATCTCACTTTGTTTGAACTTAGAAAGACaattaaatacttaattatcCACTAATCCATTTGTTAATCACATCCAACGTGTTGCTCAGGTTGTCCAATTATTAAGGGAATGACCCATTTGGTCAAACTAATTTGGACACTATCATTCATTTACTAATTTTTTATacatttttttgtcttttatttcacTAATGATGGTGATTTGGTAAATTACACTATTTTAGGTGTAatataattaattagtttaattgcTTGACTTTGAACAATGTTGGACTATAGAGTTGATGGGCTCGAAAAGATCCGTTGCTTGGTAAATGAATAAAATGATTTGACTTTTTACATTATGTTATTAAAGTATATGTGCATGGTAATGAGGTTAATTTGAGATTGATTATCATCTGTTATTTTCGCGCATAAGTTATGGGGAATGATAACGTTAAAGGTTAAGCTGCTTGTGTTATTTAGACCTTTGGTTGAAAAGGAACCAGTAACACAATCTTTATTAGAGGAAAGACTAGCATTTTGAAAGTCAGACCTACCTTTCCTTATCAGTTTATCTAAGTTAAACATAAACGCATTTTAATATGCAATATATATGAAGTCTCACATTGATTTATCGTATATAGCTCGATTGTAATTTCTTAATTATCATTATTTACAATAATGTTCTTATATCTGATCTATCGAAAAAAGTGAAGATTATTTGGAAAATGTATAGGATATCGTCATGTGAAGAACAAACATAACACATTTTGAATAATTTATAAGGAAGCAATGAAGCATTGTATAAATTTCTTATCCTAGAGTAATGAGTTAGTATTGTATAAGACGAGCATACACATATAATCAAATCGGTAATTATATTAGTGATCGGAAATATAATCAAAACAATAGCTCCGACACAATCATATCTTGCACTCACAATTAAATTAATTCAAAGAAAAAAACTATTTAAATTAACATGAATTTCTATAAACAAGAATTAAAGGGTAAATATGTTGAAAACATAATCTTAATAGTAAACTAGTAATAATCCACTAATTAACATTAGCTCCCTAGACTCGAACTGGGTAGGATTACTAGGGCGGTAAGGCTCTCTGACATCCGTGATTATTCCTCCTTAATTTAGTTACATTCATAGATGATAAAATATTACACTtgcaacaaaataaaataaattaattaaataaatgttAATTTCCCATCATTCTAATTGCAAGCTCTTCAAGTTCACCAATATCATCATGAGATCTTTTCTTTCCAATTATACCCTCATTTTTTGCTTGAATTACACCACCAAAGTCATGCATTGCCATCTCCACCATATCCATGTGATCATGACCATGACCATGACCATGTCCACATTGTTGGTAGTCAATTGAGTCAAGTGAACTTTGAGGTGATGATATAGGGTTATTCACGTAGTTTTGCGCTGTGACGGTGgccgtggtggttgttggtggcacTCCGACGAAGTTATGATGTGCACTCCATTGGTTTTGATCCATAGTATGGTTGTGTACTTGATTGTTTGATAATTGTGCCTTTGCTTGCATTAATTGTGCTTGTAAATATGCTACCTAtacaaacaaaattcaacaaaaaaaataTGTTAGACTTCAAATTCTTATTTTAATACATTGTGGatgtaaaatgttttttttttggtctaaaccatccggtaatccgaaccacattgggccgactaatccggatttcggggcgtgtccaaggattacggtatttaaacccctctcaatcgcagttgtgggggatcgatccgcatacctccctaccaagcgcagcccagGGGCGGATTTAGCCCATATTTACTAGGGCTATAGCCCTAGATGAATTGAGATATAAAATTGAGTGAACAAAGATTGCATGAGTATACTATAGCATAGATGGTTTGTATGTTTTCTGCTAACCAAACGGTGGAAGTTCAATTCTCGCTCAGAGCATTTCTTCAATTAAATTTTTGTTGTTAGAAAAGATGCCCATTATTTCCTCCTCATTTATTCATTATTACCGAATTAAGTTTTCACAACATATGAGGAAATTTATCCCTAATTTTTGATTGTGTGGTATTATTAAGCATTGTACTCCGTAAGTCCCTAACATTCatattttttttgataaaatattGTATACTAGTATCGGTTTTCTAAATAAAATGGTTTTCTAAACCGCATTTCCTTATGCTAAACTTTACTATCGGTTTGTCATATCGATCGTGATATATTTTTTTTCGGGTATGTATCATAGTACAAATTAGTTAAACTAGTAAAATATCTATCTCGATATAAAGGTATGTTGCAAGTAGTTTTTTTTTAACATATCTAGTTTAGTAGTATATTAATCTAGCCCTAGATACATTCTATTCTTGGTTCCGCCCCTggcgcagccccatgctaccactgcgccaaccaacgattggtttGTGGATGTAATATGTAAACACATTTAAAGCAACTCACATACTTACATAGTATGTAACATGCATTGCATGTAATTAAATGGATCTGTTTCATGCTTACAACACTCGTAAGATAGACTCTTACTAATATTGGACACTTGATAATCTATCGAGGAGTTAGCCTAGGGCAGGAGGGACTGGCTATATAATAGGGAAATTACACTCATTTCTTTCAAGTCATTTTCATACGTTTAGTCAAAAAAATTCCGTAGATCGATTTTGAACAATTGCATAGAAATGAATTGAAAGAAGGGAGGGTTTATAAAATTAATGATTTTGAATAATTCAACTTATTCATTCCTCATCTTTTCCACTAACATAGTACTCCCTCCGTATCAcatatttgtttatctttgattaaaatacttctcacaaaaaataaaataggtaaacaaataaataagacGGAGGAAGTAATCCTttactcttttctttttttcttttaacTTGAATATTTTAGAAATTTAATAAAACAGAAGGATTGATGTACAATTTAAGAACTTTCATGTAATCAAGTTGATCTTATGTTTTGATGAGTTGGGTAAAAGTATAAAAACATAAAAAACTTGGAAGATTACAATTGATCTAAGACAAGAGAAGAATGACTTTATATCTTCTCATACTAAAAAAAAAAGACGGTACGTGATTGATGCAGTGACGGAATTATGATTTAAAATCCTAGATAAACCACAAATAATAAAATTTTAGAGAGTAATAAATTAGTAGTAAAatgaaaaattttaaataaaaatgaaaaattttcATTGTTAGGACTTAGGATGCACTTATTAGATCCTTATAAAAACTTTcatttttttagggtttacctgTTGTTGCAAGGCAAAGATGTGAGCAACACAACCATAAACCGGGTCTCGAACCCGAGCCTGAGCTTCATAAGCTATAGTAACAACAGCCTCACACCGTTCATGAACCGGAAGCTTAAGTAAAAGTTTGGACACGTTACTAGCTCCAAACACCTTATGAATAGCCGCGAATCGGGCCGGACCTTGTTCGGAGCAAAAATACGGGGCGAAAACGCAGTCAGGACCGCATTTTCGCCTCAAGAATTTGCATGCTCCACAAGGAGATCCAACCCCAGCTGCCATGGCTTGCGTATAGTGTTATAGTTTGTTACTTTGAGAATGTAAGAGTTTTAGGAAGTTACAAAAGATATTGTTAGGCACACGAGTGCACTAGGTAATGGTGCTAAAATCTAAGTTAAGGGTCAATGACTTTATGTGTGAGTTTTGAGTTGGGGTGATGTGGGTCATAATAATAAGAGGTGGTCAATTTATATGTGAATTGGTAGGTCATGTGGGTCCATTAATGCATGGGTTAAGGGGACATTTGGTATTAGttaatatgaaaaaaaaattctAGATTAAGGTGAATATATCTATCTTAAACAATGAAATCGATTAGATAGATACAGGGTTGTCTTAAAGTAAATGGAGGTTCGGTGCAGCATATAAAAATGATATCCTaaatataaatatataagttTACTACATGTTAAAGTTTGTATTGAATTTTATCAGTAAAGCTTATAAATTCAGTGGTCCAAACTGGAGGTCCGGTTCCACCGCCCGTAGTCACTCGGGATATTAAACGCTCCTGGATAGATGAATATTGAATAAAAAGCATAATATCAAGGAAATGGTTAATTCTTGTCCAATACTGTATGTGAAGTAATATTCGATCCGTTTTAATTTACATTTAAGATGAATATGATCGTGTTAATAAAAAACCGATTGTAATATGAAAATTACACTTGGATGGTGCTAAGTTTTGTTTCTTACACACTCTTTCTTGTTTCTATATAATATTGTTAGAGTTTATGTTATTAAATACTCCGTAGGAGGTTTAGTGTTAATAGTTTTAGAAGATATATGTTTAATTCAATCTCTTTTTATTTATCAGGGGTACTTGTTATATGGGAGATGTTGATATTAGAAGTTTAAACTGATAGTTGAGGAGTCTTTATTAATGATTATATACCTCATTTTATTCTTTCACCCAAAAATATGCGAGGATTTCAAGGATATCAGATTTTGATACTATATAAAAGATCATCGCAATCAAAAGTTTAAATTGATGAATGATATAGCCAATTAATAGAGGAGCCTATATATGCACAACCTTTTTACATTTTGTAGTTTAAACTTAATAATTCAATGTGATTAAGTCACAAACCAACCACTAATCCATGAGATCATTGTACTTTATTTATTAATATGGTAATGATTTTAATAATTTGTCCACTCCACCTTGGAGTAATGACTAACCACCTTCACTTGATTTGAATGCACTTTTGCTTACAATatttttaatttaattcattaattaaaattatcatatAATATATCgaagttagtttttttttttttttttttggtgttgaccaggagtatcccctaccgacagttggggcaatctccttcgggatactgaaggcaatttaatgggttgacccctcccaaatttgactttttcattcgcaagaatcaggaatcgaacccctgaccacttgtttaagagatgagagcccttcccttaccactcacaccagccaactttggtataTCGAAGTTAGTTTATGTGAGTGCTAAAAACTCTCATCTTTTAAATAAGCGGTTAGGAGTTTCAGTCAATTGATGTGAGTACTAATACTCTCCccgtcccggttatttgttgctgtcctattccattttggggtgtttcagtcaattttttttttaggatgcatttgatgaaaaatttgatctttcacctccaacttggtccacttgtcatttaataattgatttctcctctttttttgGTCTTTATACCAAAATCAAATAATACCAATTGAACAGGACGAAGGGAGTAATATATGAATAGTACAAAACCTGGTACACTTAGTAGAGTGATGTGGCTTAGTCAAAATTCTGTTAATGACTTTGATTTTGAAGATAATGCTTTGCTTAATTTTGTTGcgatattattttattttatgttaatgactTTGATTTTGAAGACCACTTTGTCACTTGGACCTtcgaacattttttttttctccgcCGAACGCCGCGTTTGTTAGGAGAAACAATTTTGTTTGCTTCTTAGCTACTACGTATACTATCCACTCGCACTTGATGTAAGTTTATTTCACAAGGAATTTCAATCTGTTTTAAGTAGGTTTTATAAGAGACGGTTTCTCAATATTGGAAGATTAATTATAATTTCCAGAAAAAATGGTAACAATATAAAATGTGGCATTACTGAAAATGTCacaattttgtgattataaagtTAATATGTTTGTAATAAAAATGTGTACTATGAGCAGGTTATTTTGATGCACGATCAATAATAAAATGATTACAAAACTGTATAAAAGGAAACGAGAAAAACAACCTCTTAATAACTTAATGTGAAATATGCATGTCTCACCAGTTTCTGGGCTAGGTATTCTATACTCGTGTTTTAGTTGTTACATGCGATGTATAATATAAGTAGGATTGTATTCATACATATAACAACATTATAATCTAAATTATATTTTATGTTACTGCAGTCTGCATGTAGATATCAAATTTTATCTCACGATAATAAAGAGACGAACGAAGGTCTTAATTGTTATATACGGTCATATGAAGTATATATAGAGTATATATTGCTATTTAACTTTGAAATTAAAAATTAAGGAAATTAATATTATCATTAGGGTTTTTACCAACTCAAATCTAGACTAAATTGTATAGTAGGCTAAAGAAAAAAACATTTGTGGCTTTCCCTTTCAGGAACGACTTTAGAAAGTCTTCATAAACATCTTTGTTAGCGGAAGGCCGTGTACGTTGTTGGTTGGGTCTTCCAAACCTAAGGCATTAAAGCAAGTTTAAAGTAATTTCTGAATCTTTTGACGATCACATGAAGTCTTGGAGTGAACCATGCATGCATATCATGAATAATAAAAAGGAttgatacattttatattttatattttaagtGAAGTTTAGATGATATAAATTTGAGACATAACTGAATTACTTAATATGCATTCAAATGATACGCATTACTAAGGCTCCGTTTGGTAAAATTAACCGAAAATGTAACTGAAACTTAAAAAGATAGCTTCAAACTGAAAATCTAACTGAAACTTAAAAAGGTAGATGATAAGGTACCGGGAAATTAAGAGTTGATAAaataactgattatataaaaaaaatgtttgtcaaactaactgaaaaggtaactgatttcgGTGAAATGGCGTATAAgaatataataattatttaataatatagatttaagaactaaaaaaagaaaaaaaaaaaaaaaaagcaaatcaGGTTCTTGAAAtgtcaaatgctactctaggtagcattttatttcaagtattttatttgattaaataagcTACTTACCAAACGCTaataaaaaaataaggtacctgaaattttggtcaaataagataCCTGAAATGcattgccaaacagagcctaaggCTCTTTTTGGCACGACACTTCATGTAGCTTATTGATCAAAGTAGCTTATTATTTGACCAAAGTTTCAGCTATCGGATTGTTTTTAGAAGTGTTTGGCAAATagtttatttaaccaaataaattATCTAAAATGAAATGCTAC contains the following coding sequences:
- the LOC141651971 gene encoding LOB domain-containing protein 16-like; translation: MAAGVGSPCGACKFLRRKCGPDCVFAPYFCSEQGPARFAAIHKVFGASNVSKLLLKLPVHERCEAVVTIAYEAQARVRDPVYGCVAHIFALQQQVAYLQAQLMQAKAQLSNNQVHNHTMDQNQWSAHHNFVGVPPTTTTATVTAQNYVNNPISSPQSSLDSIDYQQCGHGHGHGHDHMDMVEMAMHDFGGVIQAKNEGIIGKKRSHDDIGELEELAIRMMGN